ACGCCGGTGTCCGGACGTTCCAGCAGGCGCAGGCCTGGTTCGGGTCGCCGGAGCAGGTCCCGCTGCTGGGCGCACAGTTGCAGTCGATGGCGGGGTACGAGCGCGAGACGCTGCTCGCGGCCGTCGAAAACCCCAGCGAAATCCTGCAGAACCCGCGCGAGACGGTCCCTCGGATCCTCAGGGCGGGGCGACAGGTGTTCTCCGCCGTCTTCGGAACCCTGCTGCTGCTGTCGCTCTCGGTGACGCTCTCCTTTTTCCTCCTGAAGAACGACGACGCGCTCTCCGACGGCCTGCGGGACCTGTTCGGCGGGGCCGACAGCACGGCGTACGCGTACGCCGCGGCCGTCGACAAGGACCTCGAATCCGTCTTCTTCGGGAACTTCCTGTTCGTCCTCTCCATGTCGGTCGTCGCGACTGCCGCCTACTGGGGAACGAACGTGCTTTCGCCGTCGGGGCTTCGCGTCCCCATGGTCTTCGTCCTCGGCTTTCTGACCGGCGTCGCCAGCCTGATCCCGATCGTGGTGGGGAAGGTGATCTACCTGCCGGTCGTCGCGTATCTCGGACTGCAGGCGGTGCAGGGGGGCGGCGACCACCTGCCGTTCGTCGGCGGCGCGCTCGCGGTGTACGTCCTCGTCCTCGACCTGCTGCCGCAGACGTTCCTGCAGCCGTACATCACGGGCCGCCAGCTCGACGTGTTGGTGCTGATGTTCGCCTACCTCCTCGGCCCCATCCTGTTCGGCTGGTACGGCTTCTTCTTCCTCCCGATACTGTTCGTCCTGATGCTGGAGGCGGTGCGGATCGTCCTCCCCGAACTCGTTCACGGCGAGCCGGTCAGGCCCGACCTGGAGATGGGGGAGTCCGTCGGCTCCGACCCCGACGCGGCGAGCGACGAGGCCTACGACGGCGAAGGCGACGGTTCGGAGGACGAGAGCTGACCTCGGGCGGGCCGCGGTCACCGGCCGTCGAACTGTCCCGCGCACCCGCGGCGGTCCGGGAGCGGGGCAGGATTTAGTGGCTCGACCCGGAAGGACGATCATGGACGGGAGCGACGCGGTCGGACGTTCGGGCGGGGACGAGCGGACCGTCACGCTCTCGACGGGCGACGAGGTCGAGCTTCCGCTCTTCGTGGAGTTCTCGATGGCCGGCGCCCTGTTTCCGGCGTCGTACGAGCGCCTGCGAGCGCGACTGCCGTCGGACCGGCTCTCGCCGATCCGGATCGCGCCGCGGACCGGCGTGGTGGCGTTCGCGGCGATCGAGTACCGCCGGACCGACGTGGGTCCCTACGAGGAGTTCGGCGTGATCGTCCCGGTGGCCGAAGCTGGGGAGCACGAACGGACCGGTACCGATGGAACGGCACTCAGCGGTGCGCTCTCCCGACTGGTCGACCGCTCGATCGGCGGGTACGTGTCGTACCTGCCCGTGACGACGGCGGCGTCGGTCGCGCTCGGCAGGGAGATCTGGGGGTACCCGAAGGAGGTCGCCGACGTGGAGATCCGGGCGGTCGACGGCGGCCGACGCACGACCGTGTCGGAGGGCGGCGAGCGGATCCTCTCGCTCGAAGTCGGCGCGGCGTCCGGCCGCGAGCGGAGCGCGACGCTGCACAGTTACTCGGCGCTCGACGGAGACCTCGTGCGGACC
This portion of the Halostella limicola genome encodes:
- a CDS encoding AI-2E family transporter, translated to MGDFRPQVDRARLGWWLFVLALAAAAAFIAYSFVGLIALGVFGYYATRPVYQRLKAVIDRDGLAAWLTLLLVLGPILIMLGYAGVRTFQQAQAWFGSPEQVPLLGAQLQSMAGYERETLLAAVENPSEILQNPRETVPRILRAGRQVFSAVFGTLLLLSLSVTLSFFLLKNDDALSDGLRDLFGGADSTAYAYAAAVDKDLESVFFGNFLFVLSMSVVATAAYWGTNVLSPSGLRVPMVFVLGFLTGVASLIPIVVGKVIYLPVVAYLGLQAVQGGGDHLPFVGGALAVYVLVLDLLPQTFLQPYITGRQLDVLVLMFAYLLGPILFGWYGFFFLPILFVLMLEAVRIVLPELVHGEPVRPDLEMGESVGSDPDAASDEAYDGEGDGSEDES
- a CDS encoding acetoacetate decarboxylase family protein, translated to MDGSDAVGRSGGDERTVTLSTGDEVELPLFVEFSMAGALFPASYERLRARLPSDRLSPIRIAPRTGVVAFAAIEYRRTDVGPYEEFGVIVPVAEAGEHERTGTDGTALSGALSRLVDRSIGGYVSYLPVTTAASVALGREIWGYPKEVADVEIRAVDGGRRTTVSEGGERILSLEVGAASGRERSATLHSYSALDGDLVRTRADLSGPLAVRPLSQQASVTLGEHERADHLRDLRLRRWSVGRLYGDDLSAQFYPGERRPL